A part of Arachis hypogaea cultivar Tifrunner chromosome 12, arahy.Tifrunner.gnm2.J5K5, whole genome shotgun sequence genomic DNA contains:
- the LOC112728114 gene encoding short-chain dehydrogenase reductase 2a → MATATEVFTEKPLQGVPILAREPSFSSSPRRLEGKVAIVTGGAKGIGEATVRIFVKHGAKVVIGDVEDELGKLLAEALSPSVSYVHCDVSNEEEVENLVNYTISMYGQLDIMFNNAGILGNQSKNKKSIVNFDPNEFDQVMSVNVKGMALGIKHAARAMIPRGIKGCIISTSSVAGVMGGLGPHAYTASKHAIVGLTKNTACELGRYGIRVNCISPFGVATSMLVNAWRNCDDNDDDGINFGLPSIEEVEKMEGFVRGLANLQCTNLRPRDIAEAALYLASDESKYVSGHNLVVDGGVTSSRNCIGL, encoded by the exons ATGGCTACAGCTACTGAAGTATTTACTGAGAAACCACTTCAAGGTGTTCCAATCCTTGCAAGAGAGCCTAGTTTCTCATCTTCACCAAGAAG GTTGGAAGGAAAAGTTGCTATTGTGACCGGTGGTGCTAAAGGGATAGGAGAAGCAACAGTGAGAATCTTTGTGAAGCATGGTGCAAAAGTTGTAATTGGTGATGTGGAAGATGAACTTGGAAAGTTGCTAGCTGAGGCATTATCCCCTTCAGTAAGCTATGTACATTGTGATGTTAGCAATGAAGAAGAAGTTGAGAATTTGGTGAATTACACAATCTCAATGTATGGTCAACTTGACATAATGTTTAACAATGCTGGGATCTTAGGGAACCAAtcaaagaacaagaagagcaTAGTCAACTTTGACCCTAATGAGTTTGACCAAGTTATGAGTGTTAATGTTAAGGGTATGGCCTTGGGGATTAAGCATGCAGCTAGGGCTATGATCCCAAGAGGAATTAAGGGTTGCATTATTTCAACTTCTAGTGTGGCTGGTGTTATGGGGGGTTTAGGGCCACATGCATATACAGCTTCTAAGCATGCCATTGTTGGACTCACTAAGAACACTGCTTGTGAGTTAGGGAGGTATGGAATTAGGGTTAATTGTATTTCACCATTTGGGGTTGCCACATCCATGCTTGTTAATGCATGGAGAAAttgtgatgataatgatgatgatggaaTTAATTTTGGGTTGCCTTCAATTGAGGAAGTTGAGAAAATGGAAGGGTTTGTGAGAGGTTTGGCTAATTTGCAATGTACAAATTTAAGGCCTAGGGATATTGCTGAGGCAGCACTTTATCTTGCTAGTGATGAATCTAAGTATGTTAGTGGTCATAATCTTGTTGTGGATGGTGGTGTCACCTCCTCAAGAAATTGCATTGGTTTgtaa